In Nymphaea colorata isolate Beijing-Zhang1983 chromosome 10, ASM883128v2, whole genome shotgun sequence, the genomic stretch CCAAATACATTtacatttcttttcttgtcttttttttttctttctactttttACAACACCATGTTACATCAAAGGCTgcaaaaacaattaaatttgttctagatgaaaaagagaagaaatagtTGCAATGCCTGAGAGTTTTGTCCCAGCTTCCAGTAACAAGAACATTCATTTCCGGGATCCATGCTATCTCTTTAATAGGCGCATCATGCATTGCAACTGTTGTTGCCTGCCCTCCAGCCATGAGAGGCCACATCTTAGCTTGTTTATCACATCCTGCTGAAAAAACAGTAGTCCCATCGTCTTTCCAAGCCGAACAAAGTACCTGTTAAAAAGATAGCCAATTAAGGCAATGAAAAAGTCAGATTAACATTAATGGACATCCAAACAATTAATCTCTCAGTGAAAATTACCGGCTGGTCATGCGAGATTGATGCTTTTGGTACACTTCCTCCACTTGTGTTTACCTCCCAGCATCTTACCTGGTAAGTTTGGCCAAACCAAAGTTTGAATGAGTTGTACGGTGATATATGAAAGTGAAAAAACGCAAATGGTTTTAGCAATCATCAAAGGGAGAAAGCACAAAAGCACCTGGTTATCCCAAGAGGTAGCAACAAGGTAATTGCCTTTAGGGCTGAAGCTAAGGCTGGAAACACCATCTGTTGGTGGCTGTACTACCTGAAATAGGAAGGTGATAcaaattaagaaagagaaaggcaTATATTAACTGATTTTCCAATATAATTTTACCAGAAATAACAGGAAATCCCAGAACAAACATTCAGCAACATCCAAGGACATGCCCTctgaaaacacaaattttttgcCAAATTTGACTGACATAAAAATGGAAATCACCAATATATTTATTTACAAGATGATCAAACTTTTTATGGAATCAGCCTCCACAGAGGAATATACACATTTGAAGGAACATGCATGTGTTCAAATGTGCATATCTCCTCCATAGCACAATCAATAGTTAATTCATTTTCAATTACTAGCCACTTTTGGGGACATTGCTACCGAATGTTGGGAAAGAAACACGAGCTGACCAGTCAGGTGGCAAGTATATACTGTGCAGAAATGGGATCATATGCATGTGAAACAAATGTACAAACTACAAACTATTACATAGATCAGTATCAATATGGAAATTACTTTGTTacttgttcatatatatatatatatatatatatatatatatatatatatatatatatatatatatatatatatatatatatatatatatataatctctccctctctgataAACAGGAACACatatttctctcttctcctccctTTGAAGCCCATATGACATGTCCCCACCCTCATTCAATTGAGATAAAGAGAAATAAGGGAGGaatggaaaagaaggaaggGACTGGAAAATTCAATTCCAAATGGAGACTGGATAAACCCAGTATGCACACAGTGACATGCACATTGAACACTCACACCTAGCCAACAACTGATGTAGAACCTAAAGTTATTCTTCTTGCTACAATGTCAACTTTTAAGTTCTAATGGCATAACCTaaagaatattttaaaaatgtaaactaCTTCCGAATAACTAACAATCTATGCAAAATCACTAACATAACCATGCACAGCACAAAATGAAACAATAGTATTTCACGTGCAGCTGGAATATCAGGACTTTCCACTGCCCAGACAACTACATTGCTACTTCCAGTCTACTAGCTTCTTTCTCTCAATAATTATCTGAAACCAAGAGGAGATTGTCCACCTGCACAAGTTACATGCCATGAATTGTGGAAGACGTGCTCAGTTTTGTTTGATCCAACTAAACCTATTAGACTGACCAAATGAATTGCTTCTCAGACTCCAGTTCCTTCTAGATTCATTCAGGTGACTGCATAGTTCTAAAAGCATAGTCACCAATGCCGTTCCAGGCAATTTCTCGACAAATATTTTCTCCGAAGCTTTTTCCCAATATGTGGTTTTCCTTGGAAAAGAAATACTAAACTTGAAaagtataaagaaaaagaaaagagacaatTGGCTTTAAagtatttttcttgcaaaaagtataaaaatcaagtagaaagaaacaaaaaatcacatGCTTAAGTATATGAGAAAAGGGACTTTCTTGAAAGTTGCAGGAAAAATAGGAAATATCTTTGGATAATACAGAGATAATGTTGCAACAGTTTCATTTTGTGAGATGTACGTCGACATCACAATATTTTGCCAAATTTGTCGGCTGGCTTCAAaacaggcaaaaaaaaaacagcagagACATTTGTGACTGTGCTTGAAAGCATAAATTTTGTCAAGCAAATAGTTTAGGAATAAAAGTAACGCTTTTTCTCTACTTGTTTGACCACAAGTTGCATGACTTGAAATTAAGCTTTGTTCAGGTTATTCAAATTTCCGTTATTCTAGATGACGCTTCAATGTCCCCTAGTTACCCAACCAAAAGACAAGGAacacctttcttcttctcctaaGGACTTAGAAGAAAAAGGCCATAGATTGTATTCACATATACCATTATCAAAAGTGAATAATGCTTACATAAACTGCTAAATAACTCAACTTTTCAGAAATTTGTAATGATCACCTATAGGTAACCTAGTCATATTGTTTCTCTAAATGCATCCTTTTCAGATTAGACTCCTCATCAATGTCTACAGACGGTAGACCATAGCCCATCATCCATTAGATAAACTAACACCGATATgctgttgaaaaaaaaacagaaggaagCTATATTTTTCAGCACTATTTCAGCCCTGTTCACGATAAGCACCACCTGCAAACTTAAACTTAACAAAACTTGTTTATACCAGGTATAGGCATATGGAATAACCATATCCAATATAGCATATGCATACCTTGTTCAAGCAACTTCAAAGAAGTAAAGTCACCATTAACGAATATATTAAACAATTTTGTGAAAAATCATCATCTAAGATAGGACAtcacaaaaaatcaataatcaAGTACAACTTCTACCTCAAATGACTTGTTGGGATTGCCAGGGTTTGTACCCGCACTTAAACCAGCAGACATCACCTTTATCTCCAACTCTAGGTATCAATCGGAAAATCTAAAACAAAGAGACAATGAAGCTTATAAAAGATAGAACGTAAAGGTAAGAACAATAAAATATGTAGAAGCTTTGcagcaaaaaataataaataaccACGCGCAGATCAATGTTTCTGAAATATCAGAACCCTCACCTATTCTATGTGTATTTGTGCAATACACCCACAAATGGTGAGTAAATGGAATTTGCGAAGGGTGTTAAATTGGAAGCCCTGGATCAAGTCCTAGCCCTGCCATTTTGCAGTGATAACAAAAATTGCTGCTTTTCAAAAGCGCTTCACACACCAGTGgacaaaagggaaaaggaaactACGTGAACGCGAGTATAACTTTGAGAAAAGCAGCTCCTTTTCTCCATGAAAAGATCGAACGAAATTTCCATCCAACCACCAAAACCAACGTATCCAACACTGCGCTTGGATCTCGTCTTCTTCATAATGTCATTAGAAGCACAGAATCAACCAAGAAACCCCCAATGTCCTGCATTCAAATACTCCCTCCATCCAAGCAGAGAAACGACACAAATTGTGGACAGCAACAGGGGAGCCGGGAGGAACAACATTCAAAACGAATCTGGTGACCTACGGGTGGCGAGTCTGGTGACCGTCGCTGACCTGTTCCTTGCTGAACTTGGTCATCCGGACTCCGGAGAGCCACCGGCTGCTTGGTCGCCTGGAGAGATCTCTGATGGAGAGGGGCGTCAACCAGGAAAAGGCTGAGTGAAAATAAGGCAAGGGTTTTTCCTAGCTGAAATGGATAGTTCGAAGGAGGGGCAGGAGGCTTGTGATTTAACTTAATAACGTGAAATTAACATCACTGGTAGAACGTACatgaacaaaagagagagagagagagagagagagagagagagagagagagggagagagggagagcttaGGGCACAGTCCGTACCTGTGGAAGCCGATCTCAAGTCACCGCTCAATGGATTTGGGTGCAGCCAGACAGTAGCGTTTGAGCCTTTGAGGGAGAAAATgtacagagagggagagggagagggagagggagagggagagggacggGGACCGAATGCGAGGGAACGCCGGGGCATGCGACTTTGAAAAGCAGCAAGGCTCTGAAAGAGGGAGGAGCGTAGATTTCAAGCCATATTTTAAAGTCGGTAATATGAGAAACTTCGTGAATCCAGATGAAAAGGttagcaataaataaaaatacacCTACTATTTTCGTAAGAAGTTTTACGCCGTTAGTTCGTACATTCTCGACTCTATCCAATGGTCTGAGCACATGATTAGCTGTATCTAATTTAATttcttattaaatttaaaataatgatGTTTTGTGCTCAAAAGTTCTTCAAATAAATTGTTAcaaaatggtaaatttttacTAATTTAACAATTGGCTTTCACTGTCCAACAATTTAAcgtttcaatcttttttttctttttgcaatttaTTTGTTGAAATGTTTTGAATGACCAGGAACATGACCAGAAACTGCCCCCACTTACACGTAAGTAATCCCTACGCAAAGAGTTGATGCCTTGAAGATTTGAAATAGGAATTGATTACCCACCATGCCACTTACGCGTAAGTAGTAATTCACGCAAAGAATTGATGCCTTAGAGATTTGAAATAAGAACCAACTACCGACCAAACCAAACCCCGCTCAAACCATTATGCCATCGCCCTCTCTGAAATTGATTGAAATGTTAATGTCACGATATTCGTATGGTTGACGAATACCATAATCATCAAATGCCTAATCTGCCGAGAGAGGTGACCTACCAGTGTTTAATTTCTTTGCAtgattcatgaatttttttttatagtcgTCTATAAATTGACATATACAATAGCATGGACTGGAAAGATGTGGgaatataaagacaaaatttaCCACAACCGCTGAAATTGATTTGTTATaggaaatgtcatttttctatTGTTACATCTCCCAAGTAATGATGGGTTTATGCATCCTTGTACGGATACGTCACAAAGATGCTTAACACTGTACATAATACCTCATTGTTTCTCTCCCTACCTGTCATATCTCATGTCAATATATTGGCCAGTtttaaaaggaagaaggaaacaGGCCTGATTGTGATCGGTTAATAGATATTGTTGCTTGTTAACGTCAACCTCCAATTCAATAACTTAATACGGTATCAACGTGCGGCTCTTTTACGAAAAAATCAGCATATGAATCATTTTACTATGTATATTAAGACATTTTAGAGATTGGCAAGTTAAATCCATAAACTCGTTGGAACCAAACTCGTGCTATAGATTATCGTTATATAAGAATTTCCCTTGGCTGGCGACTTCTGCTTGAGTTAGCAAAATTAATGCACTCGTGCTAAATGCAGAAGGCAAGAGTATGACATAGAAGACATTCATAATGCGACCtcattgggaaaaaaaaatgcttcacATATATGGATTAACAGAGAATGCTACATTCAATTTCATTGTGTTCTTGATTATGAAACGTTCCTGATGTGAATATATGTAACGTAACTTTGCACCAAAACCATTGGACTGCgacagagggggagagagagagtcttccCGCCAAAGATTGAATGGTATTACTCAGACATGATTACACGATTAAGATTGGACAGCCATGCAAGGAGTGATCAAAGAAGAACGAGTAAATGTAAAGTAGGAAGcgcaagaaatgaaagaaatggtGACCAAGAAAGAACACAGAGTTAAAGAGCGAACTCAGTGATCCCGGGCTCCCTCATTTTGCATCAGAGAACATCATCCTCCAGAAAATCGGAGGGCGAGGGGCTCGAACCGGGAAAGGGATCCCCTCGTGGCACCTCCTCTTGCGGAGCGGCGGCGGGTGCCTGGAAGGCTGCTTCGCCTAATGCGCCGGATGGGAAGGGATGGAGGAGGTGAGGGAACGGAAGGAAGACACCATGCACCACGACGTGGAGGTTGACGAGCACGTCCGGCGACCGGATGGGCACGTAATTAATCCGGACGCCGTCGCCGGTGCTCGTGACGACTAGCCTCTCCCCTCTGGCCAGCGTCGGCAAGACCGTGCCCAGCGGCATGGCCATGAGGTCGGCGTGGGTGAGGAAGCGGTTCGGCACGATGTGGAATCGGACGTTGTGGACGTAGGCGTGGCCGCCGGAGAAGATGGCGCCGTCGTCGAGGGCGAAGACCGTCATGTTCTGGAGGCGCACGAGATCGGGGTACCTGATCCGCATGGCGAGCGCCAGAATGCTGTAGCCGTTCTCTCTGAGGCTCAGCATCGCGTGGCGGAGCATCAGACTCACGACGGACGTAGTCGACGGTTGGGCGTAGGGTCCGAGTGGAAATGGCATATCGGCGGTTGGGGTGGGAAGGTCGCCTTCGTTAGACCGGGAGGCGTCGTCTGCAGTGGCGGTGGTGTTCGGAACGGTTTCCGTGAGCGGCGAGTAGCAGGAGGAGGGCGGGAGTGGGGCAATTGGGGCTTGAATCCCATGCACAACGAGGGTACCATCGTTGTACATGTCGGGTTCCACGATGGGGACGGAGTTCACAAGAATGGCGGCCATGGTGGTGGCGTTGTCCTGGTGAGTGAAGGCGAGGCACCGGCCGGGGCTTATGGTGCCGAGGACGCTGTGCGGCTTCAGCTTGTAGAGGAACTGAAAGGTGAAGCTGCCAGGGACGGTGTGCTCGTTGATGAGGAAGGTGGAGGCGTCGATAGAGTCGTTCACAGGAACGAAAACCGTGACGGGGAGGTTCCAGGCGGAGAATAGAGAGGAGTCGGAGAAGGAAGGGATGGCAGACGCCAGCTGCGTGTAGCCAAGCGAAGTCAGGGCGGAGGAGAGGTGGTGGCCGATGGACGGGAGCGGAGGCATGGAGCCGGTGTTAACATCACGGAGTTGGAAGCAGAAGGACGGTGTGAAGAGCaaggcaagaaggaaagagaagagaaaggatgCCATGGTGGGAATCAGGGGATGGAAGTTGCGCATCAGAAGCAGCGCTAAACAATGTTTTTattgcagagagggagagagagagaggtggcaACTGTGGAAGGAATGGCTATTCGGAACTTAAGTAGGATGAAGAAGAGACTTCTTGGTTGGCAGTTAGGATTTCTCGTTGTAAGGGATCAGATGTAGAGGTCGTTtcgttattttttttcttgtgttcttGTTCTCGTCTCTGGTTCTTGATTTTTGCCTCTCTTTCTCGGCCGgttcttgatttttatttgaTGTAATTCATCTAGTTTGCCTTCTTTGAGAACTGTAGTCTAAAACCATGCTTCATCAGGAACACATTTTTAGCAGTGTACTTGTAAGGTGCAGACACTCGATATACACTTACTGTATCAAACCATAAATATTAGGTCCACATATATGCAGATTGGAATTATATTATTCTTCGTATCTGCTTTGATCAAATTAAATAGATAAATTTGATAGTTTTCATATTTGTACATGCCAAAGAGGTGGCACTTGGATCAGctaatttttcatattcaacTTACAATACCATTTATGATTTCTACCCATTTCCACCTCAACTGAGCCAAACTGGAAGCTCAACCCACCAACGCAGCATGTTCATTCTAAAACCATGATTTCCAGATCTAGGTCAACTAGTTTTAGATAACTGTGCCTTTGCTTATTCCTATCCTTCATGGCCAAATGGTCACATCTGTTAATCCAAGGTTTCATTTCATGAACAACTTCCCATAATCGTGTCTTCAATTTGGTTTCGTTTTACTTGCTTTCGTTTCAATCCAGGCCGACTGAACTTGATTTTGGCAACATTGGTACTCTGCACTAGCATTAGAAACAGCAAACTCATTCGATGGTTATTCACCTGGGCCTTTGACGAGATGTCAAATTTATAATTCCTTGAAAATGGTTGCAAATCAATATGTAAGTAGTTTTTTCCTGGAAAACTGAAGATAATATTCTTGTTACTGTAGAATTCTCATGTATCATATTCTTCTCTTACCGTTTTTGTTTCTGCTGGCAGGTTATAAACTATTCTAAACCCACATCTGCCGGTGCCGAGTGCATTGATCCAGATTGTTCTTGGGTCGAGCAATGGTAAAAATCCAGCACTTGTGACATGGCACCTAAGAATATCAACGattatgattgatttttttgggGACTTCTGTACTACAAATGGGACTTTCTACTAAACAAATATGACCTAGAAAAAACCTGGATTATAATTGAACCATTATCACATATATGCTAATGTCTTTGGAAATATGGCGTGATAATATTGACGAAATAGATAAAAAGGATCTCCAATACATCACACCAACAAATTAAGTTATCACTATAGTGTCGCAGTATTTTCCCCTttcctaagaaaaaaaattggtcaacatattttgaacctttcctttcaaatttttttttcttttggcattctAAAAACTATTGTGAATCTGTCCAATGTTATAcaaaactcataatttcatatttttctagtACGATTTGTATAcagtttttgtctctttttgatttttttagattttctgatttttttttatgataaacaccaaataaaaaataaaatatttgtggCAAGGAATTGTACTCCTGATTATGTCAGTCCAGCTTAAGAGGGAACCTAAAGCTTGTGCTGATAATTCTGAAGCCAATTCTGCTAGAGTGGTGGCTTACTAAGTTCCGGATGCAAGGCCAATTTTGCCTGCACAATAACTTTTGCTAAATCGCTTTCTTGAAATGTTGACATTAACAAGCTTAGAACATGTGTTTTCTTTCCCCTGTccttggtgtgtgtgtgttttcttcCCCCCCTGTCTCTGTGAGTGTGTGCATGTGGGTGTTTCTGCTTGTGTCTTTGTGGCTGCTCGCAGATGCACATGCCAATGTGCCTGTACATGCATGCATACcatcatgtgtgtgtgtgtgtgttttttatgaacatGTATGTTTGTAAATAGAAAAAAAGCTCGGTTCATTATAGTCGCAGCCATAAGAACGATAAATAATGTTAAAATATGcgtaaaatattaaatttaggGTCTGGAAATGTCATATATTTTGAATGCTTATTCATCCTGAATTCTGATGTGCAGAAGTTCGCTCCCTTGGAGAACGTCCAATGATCTCTGCAAGGGGGCTTTTTGACATCTGTAATTATTTTATGAGTCTGTTTTAAAGATTAAAGATGGAGACAGTTTTCCTGGAATATCAAaaactatttcatgaatttgtctcaaatttttaaatatatttctCGTTGCCAAACAGCAGCCCTAGTTTAAAGGGCGCATTGAATGCTCCAACTATGCCAAATAAAGATAACCATGAAAGGGAACAAATTCAAATAGATTTGGAGCCTGTTTTTTTAAGACTGCCAGGTCCGATCCAGATCCACTTGCAACTGTTCTCCTTGCCTGACCCAGGGTAGGAGAAGCAAGATCAATAGTGACATCGAAAAGGGCTTTAACTGGATAGTGGACTCTCGGCCCTATAAAATTCGATCCAGGCCCGGATATTTTACTTCACAACGGCCACGATTGACATGGAACCTGCCAAGTGCCGTGGCACGCGAGGATGTTAGGATAGTATAGTCATATGTAGCTTTCCTACTGGTATTAGTGGAAAGGCACTGCCACCCAAGGTCACGGAAGGGCCGAAGCCCTCGTGAACCGCGGTCTTTTCTTCTCTAACAAGCTACCCGGAATACCCCTAACAAATGCCGGAAAGACCGCCACGGGGTGGCTTCCAGCAAAAACGGAGGCCCGAGATCCGAAGGAAGCCTCGACCCGAACCCAGATCCAAGTCCGAGCTTGATCCAAAATGGTAGAGGCGGGTCAGGTTTTGATCCAAATCACGTGGGCTTCTGTGGACCCAGATGCAGCCTTAGATATTCTTCCAAGATCCGGTTGGTGTCTCGTAGATCCTccgcattttttttaaaattaaaacacGTCGCATCTGAGAAATGGATCCTTCTTAAGAGCCCATTTAAATAATGTTTGACGACAAAACGAGAGCCACTAAAATCCTAATATTTATCTTATTTACTGTTGTGTGATTGGACTTGAGCCGAACGGAATTCAAATGCTCCGTATCCCATGTATTTCTAAGTGCTAACTAACACCACCTTCCAAATCGACAAAACttgataaaatttaaatttagtgcacctttttcatatatatatatatataaataataaataaataaataaattatatatatatatatatatatatatatagtgattccAAGAAATGGTCACCCACCCTTCACATTCTTTCTCTTATAACACAAGGAAACAGTGGCCCATCTACACGTGGGTGGGTGGGCATTTCTTGAACAGCTTAataaagtttatttatttacatattggttgcCTTTAATCATTTGCTTATTTGTATATTATACTGGTGTTCTTAATTTATTGGCTTTGTAcctttcaattattttattacATATTGAAAAGTTCcgaaattattttaaataaatgtcctTCAACCATGGTTTGGCTTGTAAGAATATGATTTGATAtcaaatttatttgtttggatgTGCTGATATTTTTCAAGTCAGCATcgagaaaaagcaaaagttaTGAACGTCACGAGACTTTTCCTTTTCCGTGCTCATAAATTCGTAATTGCTTTGAGAACGACACTAGGACTAGGAGGCGGTGAGACAGCAACGTATCGGATTTGGACCGAAGATCCGGTCGAATCCGATGCTCATAAATTCGGAACTGCTTTGAGAACGATACTAGGAGGCGGTGAGACAGTGACGTATCGGACTTGGATCCAGGATCCCATCGAATCCGATGCTCATAAATTCGTAACTGCTTTGAGAACGATACTAGGAGGCGGTGAGACAGTGACGTatcggatttggatccaagatccGATCGAAGCAGATCCAgtgttttgtcttttttgttctGTTCTCATCTGCGCGGACAAGAAGACGTCCGAGAGCAACTTCGGGTCCCGAAAATCCCGGCACTTGAATTGAGGACAATATGGTAGTTATTCTATCTGTGTGAGGATAGGAAAGGCAAAACGAATTCCCGCATCTCTCCGTTTAGTGTCTGCAGTAGAGTGGCGAACCGGAAATGGGTCGCAGGTGCGTCAGCGAACGTTGGGGGCGGACTCCAGCTAGCCGTTGCGACAGGAACCGCAGTCGCCGTCGATGCCCGGCCGAGAAGGGTCGCCTTGTGGTTTCGTCTCTCTTTTGCTCTTTTGTGAATCTTATTCTCTGTCGTCGTTCTTCTGATTGGCTTCTTCTTTGATCTGTAAGTCCGTGGCTCTTTATGCTGtcacttttgttttattgatgtTGGAACGCCTTCCGTTGAGAATGGTAGAGGTTTTGCAGTTTGGAGAGAGGAATTTCGTCAATGCAAGCCACTTTCAGCTTCCTTTTATCTCttcgtttctttcttttatcttcttATCGGGGTTTCTGCTGGGTTGTGAGAGTTTTAGGGCTGGATATCTGGGGGAGGAGGGGG encodes the following:
- the LOC116262653 gene encoding fasciclin-like arabinogalactan protein 21, which gives rise to MASFLFSFLLALLFTPSFCFQLRDVNTGSMPPLPSIGHHLSSALTSLGYTQLASAIPSFSDSSLFSAWNLPVTVFVPVNDSIDASTFLINEHTVPGSFTFQFLYKLKPHSVLGTISPGRCLAFTHQDNATTMAAILVNSVPIVEPDMYNDGTLVVHGIQAPIAPLPPSSCDLPTPTADMPFPLGPYAQPSTTSVVSLMLRHAMLSLRENGYSILALAMRIRYPDLVRLQNMTVFALDDGAIFSGGHAYVHNVRFHIVPNRFLTHADLMAMPLGTVLPTLARGERLVVTSTGDGVRINYVPIRSPDVLVNLHVVVHGVFLPFPHLLHPFPSGALGEAAFQAPAAAPQEEVPRGDPFPGSSPSPSDFLEDDVL